The following proteins are co-located in the Candidatus Thermoplasmatota archaeon genome:
- the truA gene encoding tRNA pseudouridine(38-40) synthase TruA: MRLAIKFAYNGKKFHGYARQPKLKTVEGELIKQLIKQKIIDDAKKSCLRTASRTDRGVSALGNVAAFNTDVPEKNVLKKLKNNTDIIVYGIKKVEPEFYPRYAKWRIYRYYLNKNNLDLDETISTASIFTGEHNFTNFARIEPDKNPVRTINNITIEEKNSFFVIDFYAQTFLWHQIRRIVSAIEKIGKNKITKQQIINALNNPNKKVDFGLAPPEPLILKDVIYDFNFKYHKNSLKKIKQLETKIYKSLL, translated from the coding sequence ATGCGACTCGCAATAAAATTCGCATACAACGGAAAAAAATTCCATGGTTATGCGAGACAACCAAAACTGAAAACAGTCGAAGGCGAACTAATAAAACAACTAATAAAACAAAAAATAATAGACGATGCTAAAAAATCTTGCCTAAGAACAGCCAGCAGAACAGACAGAGGAGTCTCAGCACTAGGCAACGTCGCAGCATTTAACACAGATGTTCCTGAAAAAAATGTTTTAAAGAAACTTAAGAACAACACAGACATAATTGTATATGGAATCAAAAAAGTTGAACCAGAGTTCTATCCAAGATACGCAAAATGGAGGATATACAGATACTACCTAAACAAAAACAACCTAGATTTAGATGAAACAATATCTACAGCTTCAATATTCACAGGTGAACACAACTTTACAAACTTTGCAAGAATAGAACCAGACAAAAACCCTGTTAGAACCATAAATAACATAACCATAGAAGAAAAAAACAGTTTTTTCGTAATAGATTTCTACGCACAAACCTTTTTATGGCATCAAATAAGAAGAATCGTATCTGCTATTGAAAAAATAGGAAAAAACAAGATTACAAAACAACAAATAATAAACGCGTTAAACAACCCAAACAAAAAAGTTGATTTTGGTTTAGCACCACCAGAGCCACTCATACTAAAAGATGTGATATATGATTTTAATTTCAAATACCACAAAAACAGTTTAAAAAAGATAAAACAATTAGAAACAAAGATATACAAATCACTTCTCTAA